From the genome of Acidobacteriota bacterium, one region includes:
- a CDS encoding flagellar biosynthesis anti-sigma factor FlgM: MERGKNSTPPTDNGSSPRGPARRRKAIKKIKRAVKENKYFISAEKIAEKIIEKYFLTSQTDEGKTK; the protein is encoded by the coding sequence ATGGAAAGAGGGAAAAATTCCACCCCTCCTACGGATAATGGTTCTTCTCCCAGGGGACCGGCGAGGAGAAGAAAAGCTATAAAGAAGATAAAAAGAGCGGTTAAGGAGAACAAATATTTCATCTCCGCAGAGAAGATAGCGGAGAAGATAATTGAGAAATATTTTCTAACATCTCAAACCGATGAAGGAAAAACCAAGTAA
- the pfkA gene encoding 6-phosphofructokinase, producing the protein MKKIGVLTSGGDSPGMNAAIRAVVRSALAKGVSVVGICRGYAGLIERDFTMLDSLAVGNIIQRGGTILKTSRSEKFKTPEGRERAADNLRREKVEGLVVIGGDGSFRGAWELAKEHDIPIVGIPATIDNDIYGTDYTIGFDTAVNTALDAIDRIRDTALSFERIFFIEVMGRLSGFIALEVGISSGAEEVLLPELKTDIDEICRDIREGLRRGKRSYIIIVAEGDEQGGAFTVAEKVKKKIDIDYRVCILGHVQRGGAPTAIDRILASKLGSKAVETLLEGVRGVMVGEVNRELVTTPFPDTWKKKKPIDEELVRLIKVLS; encoded by the coding sequence ATGAAGAAGATAGGCGTCCTTACCTCAGGTGGCGATTCGCCAGGGATGAATGCAGCAATTAGGGCGGTGGTTAGATCTGCTTTGGCTAAAGGGGTTTCGGTGGTGGGGATTTGCCGGGGATACGCTGGTCTTATCGAGCGGGATTTCACTATGCTCGATTCCTTAGCAGTAGGCAACATCATCCAACGCGGAGGCACTATCCTGAAAACATCCCGCTCAGAGAAATTCAAAACGCCTGAGGGGAGAGAGAGGGCAGCAGATAATCTTCGGCGGGAGAAGGTAGAAGGGCTGGTAGTGATCGGTGGTGATGGTAGTTTCCGGGGAGCCTGGGAGCTCGCTAAGGAGCACGATATACCTATCGTGGGTATCCCCGCTACCATAGATAATGATATTTACGGCACCGACTATACCATCGGTTTCGACACCGCGGTCAATACCGCCCTCGATGCCATTGACCGGATTCGGGATACCGCTCTTTCCTTTGAGCGGATATTCTTCATCGAGGTGATGGGGCGCCTTTCTGGTTTTATTGCCCTTGAGGTAGGGATCTCCTCGGGTGCTGAGGAGGTGTTGCTACCTGAGCTCAAGACCGATATCGATGAGATCTGCCGGGATATTCGAGAGGGGCTGAGGCGGGGCAAGAGGAGCTATATCATCATCGTGGCAGAAGGAGATGAACAAGGTGGAGCTTTCACCGTAGCAGAGAAGGTGAAGAAGAAGATAGATATCGACTACCGGGTTTGCATATTAGGCCATGTTCAGCGAGGAGGTGCTCCCACCGCCATTGATCGGATCTTAGCTTCCAAGCTCGGTTCTAAAGCGGTGGAGACACTGCTTGAGGGGGTAAGGGGGGTTATGGTTGGCGAGGTTAATAGGGAGCTTGTAACCACCCCTTTTCCTGATACCTGGAAAAAGAAAAAACCGATCGACGAGGAACTCGTCCGGTTGATAAAGGTTCTCAGTTAG
- a CDS encoding M48 family metalloprotease, translating into MGSGFSLFSERQELEMGKEFAKKVEAESPILEDPIITSYIEHLGQSLAAVSERNNILYHFKVIDSKKVNAFALPGGYVYINRGLLEMVENESELAAVIGHEIGHIAARHGVKQLSKRLLFAGIVIGTSLLVGKKSRKWGKITEIAGSLGMFVGMMKYSRDDERQADHLGLMNIYHAGFNPEGMVLLFRKFAQLHKREPSKIEKIFSTHPPPSERIAYTKKELANLDYKGRPFTISPDFSQMKEELKKLPPPPEEQGRLKKTFEIDIPADKAWTDTGITLWNNDYIIIEAEGEINLGKYTSTPNGGDKRSFFAPLGNKGLGALIGKIGENGRPFYIGEKREGKVRGRGRFYLGINDSIYNDNKGSYRAKITLIRKFK; encoded by the coding sequence GTGGGAAGTGGATTTTCCCTGTTCTCGGAGAGGCAAGAGCTCGAGATGGGTAAGGAGTTCGCTAAAAAGGTGGAAGCGGAATCGCCGATCCTTGAGGATCCTATCATCACTTCGTACATCGAACATTTAGGACAGAGCTTAGCTGCGGTAAGCGAGCGGAATAACATCCTCTATCATTTCAAGGTAATAGACAGCAAAAAAGTAAACGCCTTTGCCCTTCCAGGAGGATATGTTTATATCAACCGGGGATTACTCGAGATGGTGGAGAACGAAAGTGAATTGGCTGCAGTAATAGGCCATGAGATAGGTCATATCGCTGCTCGCCACGGAGTGAAGCAGTTATCAAAAAGGCTTCTCTTCGCTGGAATAGTTATTGGAACCAGTCTGCTGGTAGGGAAAAAGAGTCGAAAATGGGGAAAAATCACCGAAATAGCCGGCTCTCTTGGGATGTTCGTGGGGATGATGAAGTACTCTCGCGATGATGAGCGACAGGCGGATCACCTGGGATTAATGAACATATATCACGCTGGCTTCAACCCTGAGGGTATGGTTCTCCTGTTTAGGAAATTTGCTCAACTGCACAAAAGAGAGCCTTCCAAAATAGAGAAGATATTCTCCACCCATCCCCCTCCTTCGGAGAGGATCGCCTATACCAAAAAAGAGTTAGCCAACCTCGACTATAAGGGGCGTCCTTTTACCATCTCTCCCGACTTCTCCCAAATGAAGGAGGAGCTCAAAAAACTTCCTCCTCCTCCGGAAGAACAGGGAAGATTGAAAAAGACCTTTGAGATCGACATACCAGCGGATAAAGCCTGGACCGATACAGGGATAACACTCTGGAATAACGACTATATCATCATCGAAGCGGAAGGAGAAATAAACTTGGGAAAATATACCTCTACCCCCAATGGAGGAGACAAGAGAAGCTTCTTTGCCCCCTTAGGGAATAAGGGTTTGGGCGCTCTAATCGGAAAGATAGGAGAAAATGGGAGACCCTTCTACATCGGGGAAAAGCGAGAAGGAAAGGTAAGGGGTAGGGGAAGGTTCTATCTTGGGATAAACGATTCCATCTACAACGACAATAAGGGAAGCTATCGGGCGAAAATAACGCTCATTCGAAAGTTTAAATGA
- a CDS encoding FliA/WhiG family RNA polymerase sigma factor, with amino-acid sequence MKRGVFSFPLSLKEREKVVKYLPLVKKVARQVLISHRLPYTVKELLSYGVIGLIDACKKFDRRRGASFETYARLRIRGAILDGMRAADWLPRSIRKKKKTIWRALSKLRAQHKGRVPIDEICRYLGIDSDKYRNSYLEAQNTFIGSLEEYCLNEEEGKTLLATLPDNKVKDPFSIYEKKELKNTLAKLIDELPSRERMIISLHYYDELSIREIAHILGLSESRTSQLHAKAISKLRKGLRKILNKTVAP; translated from the coding sequence ATGAAGAGGGGAGTTTTTTCCTTTCCGCTTTCTCTCAAGGAAAGAGAAAAGGTAGTAAAATACCTTCCTTTGGTAAAAAAGGTTGCGCGGCAGGTATTAATCTCTCACCGCCTCCCTTACACCGTAAAGGAACTCTTAAGTTATGGAGTAATTGGGCTGATCGATGCCTGCAAGAAGTTCGACCGGAGAAGGGGAGCCAGTTTTGAAACCTACGCCAGGCTTAGGATAAGGGGAGCTATCCTTGATGGAATGAGAGCAGCCGATTGGCTACCTCGTTCTATACGGAAGAAGAAAAAGACGATATGGCGAGCCCTCTCTAAGCTCAGGGCTCAGCATAAGGGAAGAGTTCCTATAGATGAGATATGTAGATACTTAGGGATAGATAGCGACAAATACAGAAACTCCTACTTAGAAGCGCAAAACACCTTTATCGGGAGTTTAGAAGAATATTGCTTAAACGAAGAGGAGGGAAAAACCCTCCTCGCCACTCTGCCTGATAATAAGGTAAAAGACCCTTTCTCAATCTACGAGAAGAAGGAACTGAAGAATACCTTAGCTAAACTGATCGATGAGTTGCCATCTCGAGAGAGGATGATAATCTCTCTCCATTATTATGATGAGCTCAGTATTAGAGAGATAGCACATATCCTCGGGCTATCGGAATCGAGGACCTCCCAGCTCCATGCAAAAGCTATCTCCAAATTGAGAAAAGGTCTTAGGAAGATTTTGAATAAGACGGTTGCCCCTTAA
- a CDS encoding Do family serine endopeptidase — protein sequence MASALIVIFFHFPYPFLQKVRPPLGDFSEIAAKVNPAVVNITTYTLIEPGKTKGNLWDFFFPEGGGSRVSRAAGSGFIVSPAGYIVTNSHVVKRADKILVRLADGSQFVARVIGRDEATDIALIKIEAKGRLPTVRLGDSDKIKVGEWVIAIGNPSGLEHTVTVGVVSAKERTLGSPNTAFRNYIQTDAAINFGNSGGPLINIRGEVIGINTLIIANSENLGFAIPINIAKRVIPQLIAKGRVEYGYLGVYPQEITPELAYGLKLGVTKGALVGMVEPGSAAEKTGIRRGDVIISFNGRRITSPKELYPAVAGTPPGKRVPLVIMRGRRKLTLFAVLKRSPQSTRLKGKGKGKKEVKGPPLGIEVAELKEALARRFGRKIKGVTISRIYPLSQAVEVGLKRGDLIQEVNGVKVSSVKDYKRELKRAMRGRVVILYISSVDAYGGVLSRYVALRVKR from the coding sequence GTGGCTTCAGCATTAATAGTTATTTTCTTTCATTTCCCCTATCCATTTTTGCAGAAGGTACGACCTCCTTTAGGCGATTTCTCTGAGATTGCTGCTAAAGTGAACCCAGCGGTGGTGAACATCACCACCTATACCCTGATCGAGCCTGGCAAGACCAAAGGGAATCTATGGGATTTTTTCTTCCCTGAGGGAGGAGGGAGCAGGGTTAGCCGGGCTGCTGGTTCTGGTTTCATCGTGAGTCCTGCAGGTTATATAGTGACCAACAGCCATGTGGTAAAGAGAGCGGACAAGATCTTGGTGCGGTTGGCGGATGGAAGTCAATTTGTGGCGAGGGTTATAGGGAGAGATGAGGCAACCGATATCGCCCTTATAAAGATAGAGGCGAAAGGGCGTCTTCCTACGGTTAGACTTGGTGATTCGGACAAAATAAAGGTAGGAGAATGGGTTATTGCCATCGGCAATCCAAGTGGCCTTGAGCACACGGTAACCGTGGGAGTGGTTAGTGCCAAGGAGAGGACATTGGGTTCTCCCAATACTGCTTTTAGGAATTACATCCAGACCGATGCTGCAATAAACTTCGGGAATTCCGGAGGACCGTTGATAAACATTAGAGGCGAGGTTATAGGGATAAACACCCTGATCATTGCCAACTCAGAGAACTTAGGTTTTGCCATTCCGATAAACATCGCGAAGAGGGTTATTCCTCAGTTGATTGCCAAAGGGAGGGTGGAGTATGGCTATCTTGGGGTTTATCCTCAGGAGATCACTCCAGAGCTCGCCTATGGGCTTAAGCTCGGTGTCACCAAGGGCGCTTTGGTGGGTATGGTGGAGCCAGGAAGTGCTGCTGAGAAGACAGGGATAAGGAGGGGAGATGTGATCATCTCCTTCAATGGAAGAAGGATAACCTCTCCCAAGGAGCTCTATCCGGCGGTGGCGGGTACCCCTCCTGGTAAAAGGGTCCCCTTAGTTATAATGAGGGGAAGAAGGAAGCTCACCCTCTTTGCGGTACTCAAACGGTCACCTCAATCTACCCGATTGAAGGGAAAGGGCAAGGGTAAAAAGGAGGTTAAAGGACCACCGCTTGGGATTGAGGTGGCTGAGCTGAAGGAAGCCCTCGCTCGGAGGTTTGGAAGGAAGATCAAGGGAGTGACTATTTCCCGTATTTATCCCCTTTCTCAAGCGGTTGAGGTGGGGCTAAAGAGAGGAGATCTTATTCAGGAGGTGAACGGGGTAAAGGTGAGTTCGGTAAAGGATTATAAAAGGGAGTTGAAGAGGGCGATGCGGGGGAGGGTAGTTATCCTTTATATCTCTTCGGTTGATGCCTACGGTGGGGTGTTATCCCGCTATGTAGCGCTGAGGGTAAAACGATGA
- a CDS encoding sigma-54-dependent Fis family transcriptional regulator, with protein MKGRILVVDDEEGIRDTLRLILEYEGYEYIEAADGTSALSLLTEEKPDLLLLDIKMPGMDGLELLRRLKEEGIDTQVVVISGHGTIATAVEATRLGAFDFLEKPLEREKLLLVIRNALKQKRLTEENRELKLRFAKDYEMVGRSEAIRKIWREIEMAAPTAATILITGESGVGKELVARAIHETSPRRRERFVQVNCAAIPDDLIESELFGHEKGSFTGATERKIGKFELADRGTLFLDEVGDMSLKTQAKLLRVLQEGEVERIGSNRTIKVDVRVIAATNKDLKREIEKGNFREELFYRLNVVPIYVPPLRERREDIPILVDYFTREFCAKNNFRKRSYTKGAMEVFVNHRWPGNVRELKNTVERILILSSKEVVDEKEVLRALGEPSPRQMGDLFKARSLREFRQLAEREFILAKLKECGFNISKTAEALDTPRSNLYKKMRQYGIVTSRLGD; from the coding sequence ATGAAAGGGCGAATTCTGGTAGTAGACGATGAAGAGGGTATTCGCGATACCCTTCGTCTAATTCTCGAATACGAGGGCTATGAGTATATAGAGGCTGCCGATGGCACCTCCGCCCTATCTCTTCTGACAGAGGAGAAGCCCGATCTACTTCTCCTTGATATAAAGATGCCTGGGATGGATGGGCTTGAACTTTTACGGCGACTGAAGGAGGAAGGGATTGATACCCAGGTGGTGGTCATTTCGGGTCATGGGACCATAGCTACCGCAGTAGAGGCTACCCGGCTTGGCGCCTTCGACTTCTTGGAAAAGCCTCTCGAGCGGGAGAAGCTCCTTTTGGTGATAAGAAATGCTCTCAAACAAAAGAGGCTCACCGAGGAGAATCGCGAGTTGAAACTTCGCTTTGCCAAGGATTATGAGATGGTGGGAAGGTCGGAAGCGATAAGGAAGATCTGGCGGGAGATAGAGATGGCAGCACCGACCGCTGCCACTATACTCATCACCGGGGAGAGTGGGGTGGGTAAGGAGCTGGTCGCCCGGGCGATCCATGAGACCAGCCCCCGAAGAAGGGAGCGGTTTGTTCAGGTTAACTGCGCCGCTATCCCGGACGATCTGATTGAGAGCGAGCTATTCGGTCATGAGAAGGGGTCGTTTACCGGTGCCACCGAGCGGAAGATAGGCAAGTTTGAACTGGCAGATAGGGGAACCCTTTTTCTCGACGAGGTCGGTGATATGAGTCTTAAGACTCAGGCTAAGTTGTTGCGGGTGCTTCAGGAAGGAGAGGTGGAGCGGATAGGGAGCAATCGGACGATAAAGGTAGATGTTCGGGTTATCGCCGCCACCAACAAGGACCTTAAGAGGGAGATAGAGAAAGGGAATTTCCGCGAAGAGCTATTTTATCGGTTGAATGTAGTGCCGATATATGTCCCCCCGCTTCGGGAACGGCGGGAGGATATCCCTATTCTCGTTGATTATTTTACCAGGGAGTTTTGTGCCAAGAATAATTTTAGGAAGAGGAGCTACACTAAGGGGGCAATGGAGGTATTCGTCAATCATCGTTGGCCCGGAAATGTCCGAGAGCTCAAAAACACGGTGGAGCGGATCCTTATATTAAGCTCGAAGGAGGTGGTGGATGAAAAAGAGGTATTGAGGGCATTGGGAGAACCTTCGCCAAGGCAAATGGGCGATCTCTTCAAGGCAAGAAGCCTTCGAGAGTTTCGCCAGCTTGCGGAACGGGAGTTCATCTTAGCCAAACTCAAGGAATGCGGGTTTAATATATCGAAGACGGCAGAGGCTCTTGACACCCCTCGAAGCAATCTCTATAAAAAAATGAGGCAGTACGGTATCGTTACCTCAAGATTGGGGGATTAA
- a CDS encoding phosphoribosylaminoimidazolesuccinocarboxamide synthase encodes MSVQPVARVDLPGVPLFRRGKVREVFDLGEHLLIVATDRISAFDYILPTPIPDKGKILTQLSLFWFDFTSGIVENHLITGDVDQFPRELRGFREVLEKRSMLVKKAERIDVECVVRGYLAGGGFKEYREKGSVSGVPLPKGLPEGARLPQPIFTPATKASSGHDVNISYEEMVRLVGKELSQKIRDISLEIYKTASSYGESRGIIIADTKFEFGIIDGELILIDEILTPDSSRFWPRASYQPGGSQVSFDKQFVRDYLESIGWDKKPPVPELPPDIVEKTREKYLEAYRRLTGREEL; translated from the coding sequence ATGTCTGTGCAACCAGTAGCAAGGGTGGACCTTCCCGGTGTTCCTCTCTTTCGTAGGGGTAAGGTTCGCGAAGTCTTTGATCTCGGCGAACATCTGCTTATCGTAGCTACTGATCGTATTTCTGCCTTTGATTACATCCTTCCTACCCCCATCCCCGATAAAGGAAAGATCCTCACCCAGCTTTCCCTATTTTGGTTCGATTTCACCTCAGGTATAGTGGAAAACCACCTTATAACCGGGGATGTAGATCAGTTTCCAAGGGAGCTTAGAGGATTTCGGGAGGTGCTTGAGAAGCGATCTATGCTTGTTAAGAAGGCGGAAAGGATCGATGTAGAATGTGTTGTTCGGGGGTATCTTGCGGGTGGTGGTTTCAAGGAGTATCGGGAGAAAGGATCGGTAAGTGGAGTTCCTCTTCCTAAAGGGCTTCCTGAGGGAGCGAGGCTTCCCCAGCCGATATTTACTCCAGCGACCAAGGCGAGCTCAGGACATGATGTCAATATATCCTATGAGGAGATGGTGCGATTGGTGGGCAAGGAGCTTTCACAGAAGATAAGGGATATAAGCCTCGAGATATATAAGACCGCTTCCTCTTATGGAGAATCCCGAGGTATCATCATCGCTGATACCAAGTTTGAGTTCGGCATTATTGATGGAGAGTTGATCCTGATCGATGAGATACTCACCCCCGATTCTTCCCGCTTCTGGCCTCGAGCGAGCTATCAGCCGGGTGGTTCTCAGGTGAGTTTTGATAAGCAGTTTGTGCGCGACTATCTCGAGAGCATCGGTTGGGATAAGAAACCTCCTGTTCCCGAGCTTCCTCCTGATATCGTTGAGAAGACGCGGGAGAAATATCTTGAAGCTTACCGCCGACTTACGGGTAGGGAGGAGTTATAA
- the rfaE1 gene encoding D-glycero-beta-D-manno-heptose-7-phosphate kinase, protein MKEREIIPKKRAEEILRNFQRRKILVIGDVMLDRFLFGKAERISPEAPVPVVTIDQEKVHLGGAGNVAANISSLGGTPLIVGVVGNDLEGSRVRELLRSLKLPDDGLLVDKERITTVKTRIIAHNQQVVRTDWEKKTPLSPTMEKAIVSLLSDVLNNVDAVIVSDYAKGMITPKIMSYILTEGRKRDLFVAVDPKIKNKELYRGADIITPNVNEASALSDIEIGNEEELIRAGRRILRQFRLRALVITRGERGISLFLRDKDSAVHIPAEAREVYDVTGAGDTVIASFTLSKASSASWQEAAIIANSAAGVVVGKLGTATVSIDELEESLGISGELFL, encoded by the coding sequence GTGAAAGAAAGAGAAATTATCCCAAAAAAGCGAGCAGAGGAGATATTGAGAAATTTTCAGAGGAGAAAGATCCTCGTCATTGGCGATGTGATGCTCGACAGGTTCCTCTTCGGAAAGGCGGAACGGATCTCTCCCGAGGCGCCGGTTCCCGTAGTGACGATCGACCAGGAAAAGGTCCACCTCGGGGGAGCGGGAAATGTAGCTGCCAATATCTCGTCTCTGGGAGGTACTCCTCTCATAGTGGGGGTAGTGGGAAACGACCTCGAGGGGAGCCGGGTGAGGGAGTTGCTTCGCTCCTTAAAACTACCGGATGATGGGCTCCTGGTTGACAAGGAAAGAATAACTACGGTGAAAACGCGGATCATAGCTCACAACCAGCAAGTAGTGCGGACCGATTGGGAAAAGAAAACCCCACTTTCCCCTACAATGGAAAAGGCGATCGTCTCCCTCTTAAGCGATGTTTTGAATAATGTGGATGCAGTTATCGTTTCAGACTATGCCAAGGGGATGATAACCCCAAAAATTATGAGTTACATTTTAACTGAGGGGAGGAAGCGTGATCTCTTCGTCGCCGTGGACCCCAAAATAAAAAATAAAGAGCTGTATCGAGGCGCGGATATCATCACCCCAAATGTAAATGAGGCGTCCGCATTAAGTGATATTGAGATAGGGAACGAGGAGGAGCTCATTAGAGCCGGGAGAAGGATCCTTCGCCAATTCCGCCTCCGAGCGTTGGTCATCACCAGGGGAGAGAGGGGCATCAGCCTCTTCCTCCGGGATAAGGATAGTGCCGTTCATATCCCTGCTGAGGCTCGCGAGGTATACGATGTTACCGGAGCTGGCGATACCGTCATCGCCAGCTTTACCCTGAGCAAAGCCTCTTCCGCCTCCTGGCAGGAGGCAGCGATAATCGCTAATTCGGCAGCTGGAGTGGTAGTGGGAAAGTTGGGTACTGCCACGGTAAGCATCGATGAGCTCGAGGAAAGTCTTGGAATATCCGGAGAGCTTTTCTTATAG
- a CDS encoding glycosyltransferase family 9 protein yields MRERRRSKIEPPDISSISRVLIIRIKSIGDLVLTTPFLSALRKWRKNLFIAFVVEKAFSPLFSSDPRIDLLIPVKRSPFGTLATAWKIRKIGFDLVINLHGGNRSALLTLLAKGKTKLGFEHFHYPFVYTHLIPHPQKCYRTDRILHTVENNLSSLLWLGIPVEERPRLSLFLSKEIERRTKKRLNRLGVKNSFILIHPFATLKSKEWPGEKFADLGRRIKNELHLPLIFVSEPRREKELKEKIISLSPELPYLITHTLDELVALINHCHLFIGNDAGPTHIAAALGKKIVVIFGSSDHRRWHPWGVKYSLIRHPLPCSPCPGKRCSEDPPLSCINSIEVDEVFKEVLSQINSEEE; encoded by the coding sequence ATGAGGGAAAGGAGACGATCGAAGATTGAGCCCCCGGATATCTCCTCGATCTCCCGGGTCCTGATAATAAGGATAAAATCAATAGGAGATCTGGTATTAACCACCCCTTTTCTTTCCGCCCTCCGTAAATGGAGAAAGAATTTATTCATCGCCTTTGTGGTAGAGAAAGCCTTCTCCCCCCTTTTCTCCTCTGATCCCCGGATAGATCTTCTCATCCCGGTTAAACGAAGCCCTTTTGGGACTCTCGCTACAGCATGGAAGATAAGAAAGATCGGCTTCGATCTCGTGATAAACCTCCACGGAGGAAACAGAAGTGCCCTTCTCACCCTCCTTGCTAAAGGAAAGACCAAACTCGGCTTCGAGCACTTCCATTACCCCTTCGTCTATACCCATCTTATACCCCATCCTCAAAAGTGCTATAGAACCGATAGAATACTCCATACCGTGGAGAATAACCTCTCATCGCTCCTCTGGCTTGGTATTCCCGTTGAAGAGAGGCCCAGGCTATCCTTGTTCCTCTCCAAGGAAATTGAAAGAAGAACGAAAAAGAGGCTTAATAGATTAGGGGTTAAAAACTCCTTCATCCTCATTCATCCTTTTGCCACCTTAAAAAGTAAAGAGTGGCCAGGAGAGAAATTCGCTGATCTCGGAAGAAGGATAAAAAACGAACTCCACCTCCCCCTAATCTTCGTCTCGGAGCCGAGAAGAGAGAAAGAACTGAAGGAAAAAATCATCTCCTTATCCCCTGAGCTACCTTATCTCATCACTCATACCCTTGATGAGCTTGTGGCATTGATAAATCATTGCCATCTATTCATAGGGAATGATGCCGGTCCCACCCATATCGCTGCTGCTCTTGGGAAGAAGATAGTAGTAATATTCGGCTCCTCCGATCATCGGCGATGGCACCCCTGGGGAGTAAAATACTCCCTTATCCGCCATCCCCTGCCTTGCTCACCTTGCCCCGGTAAAAGGTGTAGCGAAGATCCCCCTCTTTCCTGTATAAATAGTATCGAAGTGGACGAAGTCTTTAAAGAGGTGTTATCCCAGATAAATAGCGAGGAGGAGTAA
- a CDS encoding single-stranded DNA-binding protein, producing MARGLNRVFLIGRLGRDPELRSTPTGQQVANFTLATDEVWLDKNNQWQQRTEWHRIVAWGRLAEFSHQYLAKGKLVFVEGRLQSRSWEDREGNKRTTTEIRANRIIILEKKGETVPEEEVIPDEVPPDDDIPF from the coding sequence ATGGCACGAGGTCTTAATCGGGTTTTCCTCATCGGAAGGTTGGGAAGGGACCCGGAACTAAGGAGCACCCCGACAGGACAACAGGTAGCCAATTTTACCTTAGCCACCGATGAGGTCTGGCTTGACAAAAATAACCAGTGGCAACAACGAACCGAGTGGCACCGGATAGTTGCCTGGGGTAGATTAGCTGAATTCTCCCATCAATACCTTGCTAAGGGAAAGCTGGTCTTTGTAGAGGGAAGGCTCCAAAGCAGAAGCTGGGAAGACAGAGAGGGAAACAAACGCACCACTACCGAGATAAGGGCGAATCGAATAATCATCCTCGAAAAGAAGGGGGAAACGGTTCCTGAAGAAGAGGTAATACCGGACGAGGTTCCTCCTGACGACGACATTCCATTCTGA
- a CDS encoding DUF4388 domain-containing protein gives MEREGSLVKGELVPYSFPHLLVSLIDRKYTGELRLRRGEITKVVYLFYGKVVYASSNQAEDKLGYLLVKTGKITEEKLNKALAEVGPEKTLGKVLLDLGYISPKTLLWALKLQLGRIVLSLFLWDEGSYLLREGYLPERMIKLPINSYQLVFDVVRHINNENWLNHHLPDDDKVLALADRFLDGYKRLMFEKEVDLVITKIDGRRRFGDIYPLVDIPPLKVKQIITGLLLLGLIKVREESTV, from the coding sequence TTGGAGAGAGAAGGGTCGTTAGTAAAAGGTGAACTTGTCCCCTATTCGTTTCCCCACCTCCTCGTCTCTTTGATCGACAGGAAGTATACCGGGGAACTTCGGTTGAGAAGGGGGGAGATTACCAAAGTCGTCTACCTTTTTTATGGCAAGGTGGTCTATGCCTCCTCCAATCAGGCTGAGGACAAATTGGGTTATCTTTTGGTCAAGACGGGGAAGATAACGGAGGAGAAGCTCAATAAGGCGTTGGCGGAGGTAGGTCCGGAGAAGACTTTGGGCAAGGTGCTTCTTGATTTGGGATATATATCACCTAAAACCCTTCTCTGGGCACTTAAGCTCCAATTGGGGAGGATCGTACTCAGCCTTTTCCTTTGGGATGAAGGAAGCTATTTGCTTCGTGAGGGGTACCTTCCAGAGCGGATGATAAAGCTCCCCATCAATTCTTATCAGCTGGTTTTCGATGTCGTTCGTCACATAAATAATGAGAACTGGCTAAATCATCATCTTCCAGATGATGATAAAGTCCTCGCCTTGGCTGATCGGTTTCTGGACGGCTATAAACGACTTATGTTCGAGAAGGAGGTGGATTTGGTAATTACCAAGATAGATGGGAGAAGAAGGTTTGGGGATATTTACCCCCTCGTTGATATCCCTCCCCTTAAGGTGAAACAGATTATCACCGGCTTGCTCCTTCTCGGTTTGATCAAAGTTCGAGAGGAGAGTACGGTTTAA
- a CDS encoding Trm112 family protein has product MIDKELLDILVCPLCKVKVKLTKDKKGLKCTKCNRVYPIKDDIPVMLIDEAVIDEGKETIED; this is encoded by the coding sequence ATGATAGACAAAGAGCTTCTCGACATCCTTGTCTGCCCTCTGTGCAAGGTTAAGGTAAAACTCACCAAGGATAAAAAGGGGCTCAAGTGTACCAAATGCAACCGGGTCTATCCCATTAAGGATGACATTCCGGTGATGCTAATCGATGAAGCAGTAATTGATGAGGGAAAGGAGACGATCGAAGATTGA